Proteins from a genomic interval of Aquila chrysaetos chrysaetos chromosome 20, bAquChr1.4, whole genome shotgun sequence:
- the EMC3 gene encoding ER membrane protein complex subunit 3 — MSEPELLLDSNIRLWVVLPIVFITFFVGMIRHYVSILLQSDKRLTQEQVSDSQVLIRSRVLRENGKYIPKQSFLTRKYYFNNPEDGFFKKTKRKVVPPSPMTDPTMLTDMMKGNVTNVLPMILIGGWINMTFSGFVTTKVPFPLTLRFKPMLQQGIELLTLDASWVSSASWYFLNVFGLRSIYTLILGQDNAADQSRVMQEQMTGAAMAMPADTNKAFKTEWEALELTDHQWALEDVEEELMAKDLHFEGMFKEELQTSIF, encoded by the exons ATGAGCGAGCCCGAGCTGCTGCTGGACTCCAACATCCGGCTGTGGGTGGTGCTGCCCATCGTCTTCATCACCTTCTTCGTGGGCATGATCCGGCACTACGTCTCCATCCTCCTCCAGAGCGACAAGAGGCTGACGCAGGAGCAGGTGTCCGACAG CCAAGTCCTGATTCGGAGCAGAGTCCTTCGGGAAAACGGAAAATACATTCCAAAACAG tctttcctgacccggaaatattattttaataacccAGAGGATggattttttaagaaaacaaaaagaaaggtagTGCCTCCTTCACCAATGACAG ATCCTACCATGTTGACAGATATGATGAAAGGGAATGTAACCAATGTTCTGCCTATGATCCTCATCGGTGGTTGGATCAACATGACGTTTTCGGGGTTTGTCACAA CAAAGGTCCCGTTTCCTCTGACGCTGCGTTTTAAACCAATGTTGCAGCAGGGAATTGAACTGCTCACTTTAGATGCGTCCTG GGTGAGCTCTGCTTCCTGGTACTTCTTGAATGTGTTTGGACTCAGAAGCATTTATACTCTTATCCTGGGCCAAGACAATG CTGCAGATCAGTCTAGGGTGATGCAAGAACAAATGACAGGGGCAGCAATGGCCATGCCAGCAGATACTAACAAAGCATTTAAG ACAGAATGGGAAGCTTTAGAACTGACTGATCATCAGTGGGCCTTAGAAGATGTAGAAGAGGAGCTCATGGCAAAAGACCTCCATTTTGAAGGCATGTTTAAGGAAGAACTTCAGACCTCCATCTTCTGA